The following coding sequences lie in one Sesamum indicum cultivar Zhongzhi No. 13 linkage group LG9, S_indicum_v1.0, whole genome shotgun sequence genomic window:
- the LOC105170214 gene encoding uncharacterized protein LOC105170214 — protein sequence MKLGFIDGTFPRPTAGSVIFEQWRRVDLMVTSWIWNSISRDFVESFMYVSSSRELWLEIQGRYGRSNGPMVYQIQREISSISQRDLSLTAYVTRLNKIWNELSYLAPNPKCTCGGCTCGVNKAIAERNENTQLMQLLMELHESFDYEKKLDFDARTFGRAFSMVFTVEKQRFMESKTGTSP from the exons ATGAAACTCGGTTTCATTGATGGGACTTTCCCCAGACCAACAGCTGGTTCGGTGATCTTTGAACAATGGAGACGGGTGGATTTAATGGTCACGTCATGGATTTGGAATTCAATTTCCAGAGATTTCGTTGAGTCGTTCATGTACGTATCTTCCTCACGTGAACTTTGGCTTGAGATTCAAGGTAGATATGGGCGGAGCAATGGCCCTATGGTCTATCAAATTCAACGGGAGATATCTTCAATCTCTCAACGGGATCTATCACTGACTGCTTATGTGACCagacttaataaaatatggaaCGAATTGTCGTACCTGGCGCCTAATCCCAAATGCACCTGTGGAGGCTGCACATGTGGTGTAAACAAAGCAATTGCAGAGAGGAATGAGAACACACAATTGATGCAATTACTCATGGAGTTACATGAAAGCTTTGATTATGAAAAGAAGCTAGATTTTGATGCAAGAACCTTTGGCAGAGCATTCTCCATGGTTTTCACGGTGGAGAAACAAAG GTTCATGGAGAGCAAAACTGGTACAAGTCCTTGA